In the Streptomyces sp. NBC_00193 genome, CAGGGTCACCGCCTCGCGGGCCGCCCAGGCGGCGATCTCCTCCGCGTCCAGGGTGATCAGGGCCACCGGGTGGGGGCGGCGGTCGCCGATCATGACCGCGCGGGAGACGTAGCGGGAGCGCTGGACGGCGAACTCCAGCTCGGTGGGGGTGATGTTCTTGCCCGCCGAGGTGATGATCAGCTCCTTCTTGCGGCCGGTGATGGAGAGGTAGCCGTCCGGGTCGACCTCGCCCAGGTCACCGGTGTGCAGCCAGCCGTCCGGGTCGAGCGTCTCGGCCGTGGCCGTGTCGTTGGCGTGGTAGCCCGGGAAGATCATCGGGCCCCGGGCCAGCACCTCACCGTCCTCGGCGATGCGGACCTCGCACCCGGCGATCGGGCGGCCCACCGATCCGTAGCGGATCCCGTCCGGGTGGTTGAGGCTGATGACCCCGCCCGACTCCGTCATGCCGTAGCCCTCGAAGACCGCGATCCCACAGGCCCGCAGGAAGTCGAGGGTGGCCGGGGCGATCGGGGCGCCGCCCGTCAGCGCCCATTTCAGGCGCCCCCCGAAGGCTCCTCTGACCAGGGAGTACAAGGTCTTCCCGGCAGCCTCGTACGCCGCGCGGTCCGCATCCGGGAGGCGCCCCTCGGAGGCCAGCAGCCCGAGCCGGACCGCCTCCGCGAAGCGCTCCGCACCGCCCTCCTGGGACTCCGCGAGGGAGAGGACCACGGAGTGCAGCTTCTCGAACAGGCGCGGCACGGACGGCAGATGGGTCGGGCGGGCCTCGGCGAGCTCGCCGATGACGTCCTCGATCCGGCCGCCGAAGTAGCAGAGCTCCCCGCCCTCCAGGAGGGTGGTGAACTGGATCAGCTGGGCCAGCAGGTGGGCGAGGGGGAGGTAGAGGTACGTGGAGTCCCCCGGGCCGCCCTTGATCAGCGGGAGGGTGGCGTCCTGGATCGCGCCGAGGTTGGCGTGCGTGAGGCGGCACCCCTTGGGCAGGCCGGTGGTGCCCGAGGTGTACACGATGGAGGCGTCGGCCGCGGGGTCCACCGCCGCGGCGCGGGCGAGGAGTTCGGCTTCCGGCGCCGGGCCGGGGAGGGCGCGCAGCCCGTCCATCTCCACCACCGCGCGCAGCCCCGGGAGCTTCGGGCGCAGCGCCTCCACCCGCGCCGCCTGCGCGGCGTCGTCGCAGACGACCACCACGGCCGCGGAGTCCGACAGCACCCAGGCGAGCTCCTCCTCCCCGGCCGTCGGGTACACCGGCACGAGGACGGCCCCGGCGGCCAGGACCCCGAAGTGGGTGTACGTCCACTCCGGCCGGGTCTCCGCGAGCACCGCGACGCGCTCGCCGGGGGCGACCCCCAGACCGAGCAGGGCGCGGCCGGACTCCCTTACACGGGTGCGCAGTTCGGCGTAGGAGACGGTGCTCCAGCCGCTCTCCCCGCCCTTGTGGCGGAGCGCGGTCTCGGCCGCGTA is a window encoding:
- a CDS encoding long-chain fatty acid--CoA ligase; protein product: MRPRTLAVFTEWTGERYAAETALRHKGGESGWSTVSYAELRTRVRESGRALLGLGVAPGERVAVLAETRPEWTYTHFGVLAAGAVLVPVYPTAGEEELAWVLSDSAAVVVVCDDAAQAARVEALRPKLPGLRAVVEMDGLRALPGPAPEAELLARAAAVDPAADASIVYTSGTTGLPKGCRLTHANLGAIQDATLPLIKGGPGDSTYLYLPLAHLLAQLIQFTTLLEGGELCYFGGRIEDVIGELAEARPTHLPSVPRLFEKLHSVVLSLAESQEGGAERFAEAVRLGLLASEGRLPDADRAAYEAAGKTLYSLVRGAFGGRLKWALTGGAPIAPATLDFLRACGIAVFEGYGMTESGGVISLNHPDGIRYGSVGRPIAGCEVRIAEDGEVLARGPMIFPGYHANDTATAETLDPDGWLHTGDLGEVDPDGYLSITGRKKELIITSAGKNITPTELEFAVQRSRYVSRAVMIGDRRPHPVALITLDAEEIAAWAAREAVTLDPAAPGEHPAVRALVAEAVEAANATVSRPARVRAFRVLPGEFTVEAGTLTPTLKLRRRAVAERYAREIEELYG